Proteins found in one Balaenoptera musculus isolate JJ_BM4_2016_0621 chromosome 4, mBalMus1.pri.v3, whole genome shotgun sequence genomic segment:
- the ZIC1 gene encoding zinc finger protein ZIC 1: MLLDAGPQYPAIGVTTFGASRHHSAGDVAERDVGLGINPFADGMGAFKLNPSSHELASAGQTAFTSQAPGYAAAAALGHHHHPGHVGSYSSAAFNSTRDFLFRNRGFGDAAAAASAQHSLFAASAGGFGGPHGHTDAAGHLLFPGLHEQAAGHASPNVVNGQMRLGFSGDMYPRPEQYGQVTSPRSEHYAAPQLHGYGPMNVNMAAHHGAGAFFRYMRQPIKQELICKWIEPEQLANPKKSCNKTFSTMHELVTHVTVEHVGGPEQSNHICFWEECPREGKPFKAKYKLVNHIRVHTGEKPFPCPFPGCGKVFARSENLKIHKRTHTGEKPFKCEFEGCDRRFANSSDRKKHMHVHTSDKPYLCKMCDKSYTHPSSLRKHMKVHESSSQGSQPSPAASSGYESSTPPTIVSPSTDNPTTSSLSPSSSAVHHTAGHSALSSNFNEWYV; this comes from the exons ATGCTCCTGGACGCCGGCCCCCAGTACCCCGCGATCGGCGTGACCACCTTTGGCGCGTCCCGCCACCACTCGGCGGGCGACGTGGCCGAGCGCGACGTGGGCCTGGGCATCAACCCGTTCGCCGACGGCATGGGTGCCTTCAAGCTCAACCCCAGCTCGCACGAGCTGGCCTCCGCGGGCCAGACGGCCTTCACGTCTCAGGCTCCCGGCTACGCGGCTGCGGCGGCCCTGGGACATCACCACCATCCGGGCCACGTCGGCTCCTATTCGAGCGCAGCCTTCAACTCCACGCGGGACTTTCTGTTCCGTAACCGGGGCTTTGGCGACGCGGCGGCTGCAGCCAGCGCGCAACACAGTCTGTTCGCTGCTTCAGCCGGGGGCTTCGGGGGCCCACACGGCCACACGGACGCCGCGGGCCACCTCCTCTTCCCCGGCCTTCACGAGCAGGCGGCGGGCCATGCATCGCCCAATGTGGTCAACGGGCAGATGAGGCTTGGCTTCTCGGGGGACATGTACCCGCGGCCCGAGCAGTATGGCCAGGTGACCAGTCCGCGTTCAGAGCACTATGCCGCGCCGCAGCTGCACGGCTACGGGCCCATGAACGTGAACATGGCCGCGCATCACGGCGCCGGCGCCTTCTTCCGCTATATGCGCCAGCCCATCAAACAGGAGCTCATCTGCAAGTGGATCGAGCCCGAGCAGCTGGCCAACCCCAAAAAGTCGTGCAACAAAACTTTCAGCACCATGCACGAGCTGGTCACGCACGTCACGGTGGAGCACGTCGGCGGACCCGAGCAGAGTAACCACATCTGCTTCTGGGAGGAGTGTCCGCGCGAGGGCAAGCCCTTCAAAGCCAAATACAAACTGGTCAACCACATCCGCGTGcacacgggcgagaagcccttcccctgccccttccctggctgCGGCAAGGTCTTCGCCCGTTCTGAGAACTTAAAGATCCACAAAAGGACGCACACAG GGGAGAAGCCCTTCAAGTGCGAGTTCGAGGGCTGCGACCGACGCTTCGCCAATAGCAGCGATCGCAAGAagcacatgcacgtgcacacgaGTGACAAGCCCTATCTTTGCAAGATGTGCGACAAATCCTACACGCACCCCAGCTCGTTGCGCAAACACATGAAG GTCCACGAATCCTCCTCGCAGGGCTCGCAACCTTCGCCGGCCGCCAGCTCGGGCTATGAGTCCTCCACGCCGCCCACCATCGTGTCTCCCTCCACAGACAACCCGACCACCAGCTCCCTGTCGCCCTCCTCCTCCGCGGTCCACCACACAGCCGGCCACAGCGCGCTCTCTTCCAATTTTAACGAATGGTAcgtttaa